From one Mytilus edulis unplaced genomic scaffold, xbMytEdul2.2 SCAFFOLD_1188, whole genome shotgun sequence genomic stretch:
- the LOC139506916 gene encoding fatty acid-binding protein homolog 6-like, translating to MSSDDLKTALGGKWKVYKSEKFEEFLKEMGINLVMRKAVANMSPTNTFTIDGNSITINIEAGPKKMEEKYTLNEEVDRKTDAGEMVKSKATFVDGKLTIVNTPTEATKKVVTVVREKQGDDLVMTMTRGDVSAKRYFKKA from the exons atgtctTCTGATGATTTGAAAACTGCACTTGGAGGAAAATGGAAGGTTTACAAAAGTGAAAAGTTTGAAGAATTTCTAAAAGAAATGG GTATCAATCTTGTGATGAGAAAGGCTGTTGCCAATATGTCACCAACAAATACCTTTACCATCGATGGCAATAGCATAACAATTAATATAGAAGCTGGACCAAAGAAAATGGAAGAAAAATACACGTTAAATGAAGAGGTAGACAGGAAAACAGATGCAGGGGAAATGGTCAAG TCGAAAGCGACGTTTGTCGACGGTAAATTGACAATAGTAAATACTCCTACTGAGGCTACTAAGAAAGTTGTAACAGTAGTCAGAGAAAAACAAGGAGATGATCTTGTCATG ACTATGACTCGTGGAGATGTGTCGGCTAAAAGATATTTCAAGAAGGCATAA